The following coding sequences lie in one Helicoverpa zea isolate HzStark_Cry1AcR chromosome 14, ilHelZeax1.1, whole genome shotgun sequence genomic window:
- the LOC124636342 gene encoding uncharacterized protein LOC124636342: MYSKMPFSLENIPRQRSFGCLSLKFGCIFSGLLIILYTVLALAQCLASLDKQIPGSVNMDNLENVMMYSFAVGVIVGHIITLILTTIMMVGALREKAYLMKPWVVWTSCNVMANMLLIVFCTVLVMIPSHTDSSELLMYFVISFLGLIIRIYMLMLVTSYYMDLEEEKIERLRTLLNTDTWHSTA, translated from the exons ATGTATTCGA AGATGCCGTTTTCATTGGAAAACATACCGAGGCAGAGGAGTTTTGGCTGTCTCTCACTCAAATTCGGCTGCATATTCTCAGGTTTACTCATaata CTATACACAGTGCTAGCACTAGCACAATGTCTGGCCTCCTTGGACAAGCAGATCCCGGGCTCCGTCAACATGGACAACCTGGAGAATGTGATGATGTACAGCTTTGCAGTCGGCGTCATTGTGGGACACATCATCACGCTGATACTTACTACTATTATGATGGTTGGCGCGTTGAGG GAAAAAGCATATCTAATGAAGCCATGGGTGGTGTGGACATCGTGCAACGTGATGGCCAACATGCTGCTGATCGTGTTCTGCACGGTGCTCGTCATGATCCCCAGTCACACCGACTCCTCGGAGCTGCTCATGTACTTCGTAATCTCCTTCCTTGGATTAA TAATCCGTATCTACATGCTAATGCTGGTGACAAGCTACTACATGGACCTTGAGGAGGAGAAGATAGAACGCCTGCGCACATTACTGAACACCGACACTTGGCACAGTACTGCGTAA
- the LOC124636679 gene encoding elastin-like has product MSFELILLFLCVHYAQSADQGKRSIDSIGLGSIGLGSVGLGSAGLGSAGLGAAGLGAAGLGAAGLGGGAIPIRHSYSEYHNRVAIPVPQPIPIGVPRAVPVPVHVGVPVDQPRPVPVAVPQPVAQVISRPIAVPIDRPFPYPYAQPVPVTVTQGVGIPVPQPYAVGVPAPVPVGVPQPVAVPVSVVGAGGGLGGIGGIGGLGGIGAVGGIGGVGGIISGVGGAISSVDHSSVISQPVISGSLAASHGHGHHY; this is encoded by the exons ATGAGCTTTGAATTA ATATTGCTGTTTCTCTGCGTGCACTACGCGCAGAGTGCTGATCAAGGAAAGCGCTCAATAGACTCTATAGGACTCGGGTCTATAGGACTCGGTTCTGTAGGACTCGGGTCTGCAGGACTTGGGTCTGCAGGACTCGGGGCTGCAGGACTCGGAGCTGCAGGACTCGGGGCTGCAGGACTCGGTGGAGGAGCCATACCAATACGTCATTCCTACTCAGAATACCACAACCGAGTGGCCATCCCTGTACCCCAACCCATCCCCATCGGCGTACCTAGAGCTGTTCCCGTCCCCGTCCATGTAGGAGTACCTGTAGACCAACCGCGCCCGGTCCCTGTAGCAGTTCCCCAACCCGTAGCGCAAGTTATATCCCGACCTATTGCGGTACCTATAGACAGACCTTTCCCGTATCCCTACGCGCAGCCTGTGCCTGTGACTGTGACGCAAGGGGTGGGGATACCTGTGCCGCAGCCGTATGCTGTCGGGGTGCCTGCTCCGGTCCCTGTGGGAGTTCCCCAACCTGTTGCGGTGCCTGTGTCTGTTGTTGGGGCTGGCGGGGGACTGGGAGGTATAGGGGGAATTGGAGGACTTGGGGGAATAGGCGCAGTTGGGGGAATTGGCGGAGTAGGTGGTATAATAAGTGGTGTTGGCGGTGCAATAAGCAGTGTTGATCATTCTTCAGTTATATCTCAACCCGTGATCAGCGGGTCCCTCGCGGCTTCACATGGACATGGCCACCATTACTGA
- the LOC124636343 gene encoding uncharacterized protein LOC124636343, whose product MSTSIETSLKTKIKNAVEIPLLTRCCFCFPLRKGLIAFAYINLMLTVVVTCFLSLYISYVRNSSESEQAALASEFARLVTDVIALLIEVVMTITFIVALHRKHVLLMKVYLYFEIVYSVFGFVYSLAFLTKETASELFLVLFQLMLQMYLVILIWSSIVKMERDGSVKYSRETETA is encoded by the exons AACGAAGATCAAGAATGCAGTGGAGATCCCCCTGCTGACGAGATGTTGCTTCTGCTTCCCTCTGCGGAAGGGCCTCATAGCCTTCGCATATATAAACTTg ATGCTAACAGTAGTAGTGACATGCTTCCTGTCACTATACATCTCGTACGTAAGGAATTCGTCGGAGTCTGAGCAGGCGGCGCTGGCGTCGGAGTTCGCGAGACTGGTCACAGATGTCATCGCCTTGCTGATAGAAGTCGTCATGACCATCACCTTCATTGTAGCTTTGCATAGG AAACACGTGCTACTGATGAAGGTGTACTTATACTTCGAGATCGTGTACTCGGTGTTCGGCTTCGTGTACAGCCTCGCCTTCCTCACCAAGGAGACCGCCAGCGAGCTCTTCCTAGTGCTGTTCCAGTTAA TGCTCCAAATGTACCTGGTGATCCTCATCTGGAGTTCAATAGTGAAGATGGAGAGGGACGGTTCAGTGAAGTATTCAAGAGAAACGGAAACCGCATAA